One region of Cucurbita pepo subsp. pepo cultivar mu-cu-16 chromosome LG03, ASM280686v2, whole genome shotgun sequence genomic DNA includes:
- the LOC111790825 gene encoding probable E3 ubiquitin-protein ligase RHB1A: MGGCCCSTRKSDGTPAYYYCPLSMEERESSEIHGGSASILLGAGHDLNLDLSIPNTYRAPPTPLPYDAALKCPQLKELNSFKETKCGCSFKTSSALKTVGELDCKFQDSPLLGGPPRKLDHSKSKGNTPTPVTEEEDVCPICLEEYGSEHPEIITQCKHHFHLACLLEWTERSNACPICDKETIFELP, encoded by the exons ATGGGAGGCTGCTGCTGTTCGACCCGAAAATCGGATGGAACTCCAGCATACTACTAT TGCCCGCTGTCTATGGAGGAGCGTGAGTCATCCGAAATTCATGGTGGCTCAGCCTCCATTCTCCTCGGTGCAGGACATGATTTGAACCTGGATTTGTCGATACCGAACACTTACCGAGCCCCTCCGACACCTCTCCCGTATGATGCAGCTTTGAAATGTCCACAACTGAAAGAACTCAACTcttttaaagaaacaaaatgtgGATGcagttttaaaacttcatcagCATTGAAAACTGTTGGGGAACTGGATTGTAAGTTCCAAGACAGCCCTTTGCTCGGAGGCCCTCCACGGAAACTCGATCATTCCAAGTCGAAAGGCAATACTCCTACTCCGGTCACCGAAGAAGAGGATGTCTGTCCCATTTGTCTTGAAG AGTATGGTTCTGAACATCCAGAAATTATCACACAATGCAAGCATCACTTTCACCTCGCTTGCCTTCTCGAGTGGACTGAAAGAAGCAATGCCTGTCCTATCTGCGACAAG
- the LOC111789833 gene encoding calmodulin-binding receptor-like cytoplasmic kinase 2, translating into MTSSSPWHGGERRNSSSSGERRYSSSSGERRYSSSSGERRNSSSVSERRNSCSRGSRSPYLSYLPSPDVSAGMESRSRLNPVKAAARSVAGAFITCFTPPEKETSPGFGIGREFRHSSDASSHNSKRNQGSRRETHFSSNLAAHDREPGSLRISIEEIRKATKNFSASSKIGQGGFGAVYKGKLDGVLVAIKRAKKSVYDNNLGVEFQSEIQTLAQVEHLNLVKFYGYLEHEDERIVIVEYVPNGTLREHLECIHGTTLDLATRLAIATDVAHAITYLHMYTDRPIIHRDIKSSNILLTENYRAKVADFGFARLAADGDATHVSTQVKGTAGYLDPEYLKTYQLTEKSDIYSFGVLLVELVTGRRPIEPKRELDQRITPKWAMKKFCEGEASTILDPNLEQTAANHSAVEKILELALQCLAPRRHSRPSMRRCAEILWSIRKDHRDLTAPDLRSFSTNSQRSASVREK; encoded by the exons ATGACGAGCTCAAGTCCGTGGCACGGCGGTGAGCGGCGAAATTCTAGCTCCAGCGGGGAGCGGCGGTATTCTAGCTCCAGCGGGGAGCGGCGGTATTCTAGCTCCAGCGGTGAGCGGCGGAATTCTAGCTCTGTCAGTGAGAGGCGGAACTCCTGCTCCCGTGGTAGTCGATCGCCTTACCTTTCTTACTTGCCCAGTCCGGATGTGTCCGCTGGTATGGAATCCCGTTCCCGACTTAATCCGGTGAAAGCCGCTGCACGGTCCGTCGCCGGAGCTTTTATTACTTGCTTTACACCGCCGGAGAAGGAAACGTCGCCGGGTTTTGGTATTGGTAGAGAATTTCGTCATTCTTCAG ATGCTTCCAGTCATAATAGCAAAAGAAATCAAGGATCTAGGCGAGAAACCCACTTCAGTTCAAATCTAGCTGCCCATGATCGAGAGCCTGGATCTTTAAGGATCAGCATAGAAGAAATCCGCAAGGCTACGAAGAACTTCTCCGCGTCTTCAAAAATTGGCCAAGGGGGTTTTGGGGCTGTCTACAAGGGGAAACTTGATGGAGTTCTTGTGGCAATAAAACGTGCCAAGAAG AGTgtatatgataataatttggGCGTGGAGTTTCAAAGCGAGATCCAAACACTTGCACAAGTAGAACATTTAAATCTGGTTAAGTTCTATGGATATCTGGAACATGAAGATGAAAGAATCGTCATTGTGGAGTATGTGCCGAATGGGACACTCAGAGAGCACTTAGAAT GCATCCATGGCACTACTCTTGACCTTGCTACAAGGCTCGCCATTGCAACTGATGTGGCTCATGCAATAACGTATCTTCATATGTATACAG ATCGTCCCATCATTCATAGAGACATAAAGTCTTCCAACATTCTCTTGACCGAGAATTATAGAGCCAAAGTTGCGGACTTTGGCTTTGCAAGACTTGCAGCAGACGGCGATGCGACCCATGTGTCCACTCAAGTCAAAGGAACTGCTGGCTACTTGGACCCAGAATATCTCAAAACTTACCAACTGACTGAAAAGAGTGATATCTATTCATTTGGTGTTTTGTTGGTTGAATTAGTCACAGGCAGGCGCCCCATAGAACCCAAACGAGAACTTGACCAGCGGATCACTCCAAAATGG GCCATGAAGAAGTTTTGTGAAGGAGAGGCCAGCACCATTTTGGACCCAAATCTAGAGCAAACAGCTGCAAATCATTCAGCAGTGGAAAAGATTCTGGAGTTGGCCTTACAATGCTTGGCTCCCCGGAGGCATAGTCGGCCGAGCATGAGGAGATGTGCAGAGATACTTTGGAGCATACGCAAGGACCACAGAGATCTAACAGCTCCTGATCTCCGTTCATTCTCTACAAACTCACAAAGGAGTGCCTCggtaagagaaaaatga